The genomic segment TGAACAGCGTGTAGACAAGCATTGGCAGATGCCGCTGGAATCCCATATCGGCTTTGAAATGATTTTTATTCAGGAGGGCGCGCAGGAAACGGTCATTGGCGAAAGCAAATATCAGCTGGGCGCCGGCGACTTTCTGCTTATCCCGCCCGGCTTTAAGCATAAGAGCCGCTGCATTTCGGAGGAAGGCATGGCTTATTTTTGCGCCCACTTTAATGTGGACGATCCGGCTTTTCGCCAAGAAATGATTCGAAATGGCCGCCTGCTGTTCCCCGCTGGAAGCGCCGATCATGAGCGGCTGCTGCCTATTTTGAAGCAATGGATTGCGATGCTTAGGCGGGGAGGCGGCTATACGACGGCGGATCGCTTTCGGCTGCAGGCGGACTTGTTTGAGCTGTTCGGGCTATTAGTGGGCACGATCTGTTTGCCGGAGGAGGAGATGGCAGCTATGCCGCCAGCGTCAGTGCAATATGCCAAAGCGATTGCCGAGGCGATCAAGGGGAATTTTGACCCGCATCAGCTTCCAGGCGAGCCGGCGGCGGAGAGCGCTTTTTCTATTGAAGAGATTATGCGCTCACTCGGCATCAGCCCAGGCTATGGGCTTGAGGTATTTCGCAAAGTGTATGGCCTGTCGCCACGTCAGTTTTTATCTGAGCTCAAGCTGCAGGAGGCCAAGGTGCTCATTCGCCAGCCGGAGCTGTCGTTGAAGGAAATCGCGGTCCGTCTAGGCTATTCCCAGCTGTCGCATTTCAGCAGGCAATTCAAACGCTGGACCGGGATGAGCCCGCTCCATTACCGCCAGCAGCATTTTCAGCTGTAAAGGCTCGTCGCGATAACGGGATTAGCCTCCGTGTTTTGCCAGCCGGAATAGTCTCTCTTATGGGACTTCTCCTTTTTGGAGGACTGAGGTTCCGCTATTTTAGCTTTTTGTGTGATTTAAGTAGGTAGGTAGGCAGGAGATCCTTTATTGGTCTCATGATCTCGGCAAAACAGCGATTTGGCGATCATTAGGGGCTTCTGTGTCCGCGAGACATCTCCATGACCGTTGGCTAGAGTGAATAGCGGATTTGGTGTCCGCCAAAATAGGGGCCACCGAATTAAAGCTCGAAGAGCTTAGAATATGAAATAAGGCGCAGGGTTTTCGCTGCTGCGAAATCCCTGCGCCTTATTTGTTTTTTCTTATCTAATTACAATTGCAGCAAAGCTCCTTAGATGTATCCTGCTTTTGCAGTTCTTGCAGCTTTTGCACTTGCAAGCTCTACCCGTTCTACCCTAACAGTCCTTCCTGAAAGGCAACAACCTGATTATTCTTTGCCGACTCGTACGCGCCATCCAGCAATGAAACCGTATGCAAATTGTCAAACGCGCTATTTTCGGCTTCTACTCCTGTTTCCAGCCAGACGAGCAGCTGATTGAGGCCGTCAAATATCGCCTCCTCAATCGGCAGCGCATGCTCCCATGTATGCACAGGCTGCGGGTTCCAGTTCGGCTTCCCGCTCGGTTCGCGGCGATACAACCCGATCGTATTGGATGTCGTGCTGAGCACGCCTTCACTGCCAAGCACGACGAGGTCATTTTTATGAAACGGACTGGAGAAGCTTTGGGTAAAATGGGCGCGCACGCCGTTCTCAAACGTCATCAGCACGGTCGCATCCGTCTCCCCTAAACAATCGACCGCCTCCGAGGAGTAGGCGCTGCAATAAATGGAAGCCGCCTTGGCATCCGCGATTCGGCGCATACCGTCAAACCAATGAATCGCCATGACGGACAAGGCATGACGCTCCGTGTGTACTCGCCAGCCTGCATCCTGCCGATAAAACAAGGAATCAAATTGAATCGACTCCAGCCTGCCAATTGCGCCTGACTTGACCAGATCGCGAATAAAATCAAATTGATGATGCTTGCGAAAATTTTGATTAATGCATACCGGAACGTTCAGCTGCTTTGCAAGCTCCGCTATTTGCTGGGCTTCGGCAAAGGTGTCGGCGAAAGGCTTTTCCAGAAATACCGGAATGCCTGCTTCCAGCAGCGGCCGCATAATGCTTCCGCGTATCGTCGAAGGTGTACAAACTACTGCGGCATCTAGCCCGCTATGCGCCAGCATTTCCGCAAGGTCCGTGTATCTCCCCGCAATGCCGAACTCATCCGCCCGCTCCTGAACGGCTGCTTCGCTTGGGTCGCAAATCGCAACGACTTCCACGCGGTCCTGATGATTGGCATAACCTCTCAAATGCAGCCGCGTGACAGCTCCCGCGCCGACAAATCCAATTTTATATTTTTTCATCCCGCCACTCTCCCAATACCTGATTTCATGAACGGCAAGCATTGCTGCATGCCCGTCACTATGTCACCGCCGCTTTCCTCATCCGCCGACATCCAGCCCGCATAGCCTATGCGCTTCACTTCCGCCATAATCGGCTGAAAGTCAATCGAGCCCTCTCCTAATATCCGATATTCGCCAGCCGCAAAATCCTTCATATGAAAATTATTAATAAATGGCGCAAAGCTGCGAATGACCTCCGCCACATCGGAAATGCCTGACTTCACCAGATGCGCCGTATCAACCGTCAGTCCAACCCCGTCCTCCGGCCGCAGCCCGCTGAAAAATATATCAAAATCCGCCCGGTGCATCACCGGCTGATCATAATGATGATGCAGCGACAGCTTGAGTCCGCTGTCTTGCGCCTCCTTGCCCAGCTCCGCGAACAGACGCGCAAAGCCAGCGATAGCTTCCTTTTCCAGCCCCGTCCTTGGGACGCTGTGGCAGTAGACAATTAGCTCCGTGCCCACCTGCTTCCCAAAGCGGAAAATACGGCGCAGCTCATCCTTGCTGTCGTCGCTAAGCAGCGTACCTCCCGTAATAAGCGCGGATGCGAGGCCCGGCGGCTGTCCCCAGCGTTCCATAAACCGCCCAGGCTCCTGCACGTCCGGCATATATTGATTCCATTTGAGCTGCAAACCCTCGTAGCCCGCCGCTTGATAGCCATGAATTAATGCCGTCTCTTCCTCTGCCCCTGCCGTCGGCCGGGAAAAAGCATACCGGATTCCCACTTATCGTCCTCCCTGCTTTCTGCTTTCTGCTTTCTACGTTCTTCATTCTGCGTTGTGCCTCCTGCTTGAGCGAGCCTGTGTGTGTCCATCCTTGATCGCCCAACGCTCGAAAGGCCGCCTTACTCGCCCACCGTTTGCCGATCGACTGCGGAATACGCAATGATCATCCGGCACGGCTCCCAGCCAGTTACCTTGGCATGATGCAGCACATTTTGCGGAATGCGCAGTGCCATGCCTGGCTTCAGATGATACGTTTCATCCCCCAGCGAATGCTCGCATTCGCCCGACAGCACAAAAATAATTTCCTCGCAGTTCGGATGCCGATGGCGTCCGTTTTCCTCGCCTGCGTTAATGTAAACCTGCCCAAATGTCATTTGGCCCTCAGGATCGATTTCTTGGCCGTACAACCACGATATTTTGCCCCAGCCCATATCCAGCACGTGCTGCTCCTCATTCAAATCCGCCGCTTTAACCATTTTGTCCCTCCTTGTTTCGCTCAGCCTTCAATACGTAAATTTTTCAACTTCTCAATTCTGCAAACTTAAAATTTTAATGCTTCATTGTTCCAAGCACTTAGCCTTAGGTGATTGCAGGTTTATTTTAATTCAACTAAGTTGAATTATCAACAACTTTATTGAACCGTTTTCAACTCAGTCCTTTTATGATACGATAGAAAGCAAGTATGACAAATAAAGGTGTGTGACTGATGAGCCTCGGCAAAAGAATCCGGCTGATCCGCATGGAACAGAAGCGGACGCAGGAAGAAATCGCAAAACAGTGCGGCTTTACGAAGAGTCTCCTGTCCAAAATTGAAAACGATCTATCCGCTCCTCCGGTTGCGACACTGATGAAAATTGCCGGAGCTTTAGGCGTCCGCGTGTCCGACCTGATTGAAGAGCAGAGCGCCAATGCGACCGTGTTCAATTCCAGTCGGCAGTACAGCGATAAAGACAGCTGGCTCCGGACAGACAGAGGGTATTCCTTCTACGCGTTTGCCAGCGAGCGCAGAGACAAGCTGGTCCAGCCTTATTTGATTACGGCCCGCAAAGGCGAGGTCAAGCCGCACGGCTTCTCCCATGAGGGCGAGGAATTTATTTATATGATCAGCGGCGAGATGACGTATAAGGTTGGTGCGACTGAATATTCGCTGCATCCGGGGGATACGCTTTATTTCAATTCGCTGGAGGAGCATCTCCTCTGCCCCGTATCGGACGAAGTGACGTACATGGCTATCTTTACGCAAAAATCACTGGAGCAATAACGGCTGCGGCCAGCGATGAGCATTTATTTTTTCAACGAAAGCGGAGGAATCAGGGTATGAAATACAGACGCATCGGTTCAAGCGGCATTAAAGTAAGCGAAATCGGTCTTGGAAGCTGGCTCACTTATGGAACAGCTACCGAGCAGCAAGCGGCTGACGCTTGCATTCAGCAAGCCTTTGAAAGCGGCATTAATTTCTTCGACACTTCCAATGCCTATAATCGCGGCGAAGGCGAGCGGGCGCTCGGCGCTGCCCTGCGGCCTTTCGAGCGCGCAAGCTACGTGCTTTCCACGAAGGTCTTTTTCAATATGGGTGACGGCCCCAATGATGGCGGCTTATCGCGCAAGCATATTATGGAGCAGTGCGATGCCAGCTTGAAACGTCTGGGCACAGACTATATTGATATTTATTTTTGCCATCGCTATGATCAGAATGCTCCGCTGGAAGAAACGCTGCGGGCGCTGGACGATTTGACCGCGCAGGGCAAAATTTTGTATTCCGCTGTCTCCGAATGGAGCGCCGCTCAAATCGCTGATGCGACTGGCATTGCGAAGCGGCTGAATTTGCGCCCGCTTATTTCCAACCAGCCGATCTACAATATGTTTGAGCGATATATTGAGCAGGAGGTCATCCCTGTCAGCGAGCGGGAAGGCATCGGCCAGATCGTCTTTTCGCCGCTGGCGCAAGGCATCCTGACCGGAAAGTACAGAAAAGGCCAGCAACTGCCTACAGATAGCCGCGCTGCCAATGATTCGATCAACCATGTGCTGAAAAGCTATTTGCGCGACGATGTGCTTGACTGCGTAGAACAGCTTGACGGGCTGGCTAGCCAGCTTGGCGTCTCCATTTCCCAGCTGGCGCTGGCTTGGGTGCTTCGCTTGCCGGGCATCAGCTCCGCGCTGATTGGCGCGAGCCGTCCACAGCAAATCGTCGAAAACGTCAAAGCTGTCGAGCTGGAGCTTTCGGCAGATGTAATTCAGGAAATCGAAGGCATTTTGGAGCAAGTGAAGCATTTCGCGCCGCTTAGGTAATAGCTGCGAGCGCTAAATTATGCATCTGGCTGTCTATTTTCAATGAAAAAACCCCTCTCCTTGATCGAGCAGCGTTCGGCTTGCCGGAACTGCTTTTGTTCAGGAGAGGGGCTTTTTTTTCGCCTAAAAGTTAGGAAATATCGTGCTTGATTCTCATTCTAGCCCCGCCGCAAGCTTCGGCGCTTAACGGTCAGGATCGATTCCTTTTGTTTCTTTACCCAGAAAAGCAACCGCCAGTGCACCGCATACGATCGCCACAAAGAAAATGATGAATACCGTTTGAATCGATGTGCCGCCTGCCACGAGCATCCCTACCATGTAGGGGCCGATGATGCCGCCGATCCGGCCAAACGAAGCGGCAAAGCCTGCTCCCGTTGCCCGAACCGCCGTCGGATATTGCTCTGGCGTGTAAGCGTACATCGCTCCCCAAGCGCCAAGGTTGAAGAAGGACAGGCAAGCTCCGGCAGCAAGCAGCATGCCTTCTGTCGTCGCGCTGCCGAACCAGATGGCGCTTACCGCCGTCAGCAGCAAATAGGTGACCAGCACAAATTTGCGTCCCAGCTTCTCGATGAAATAAGCCGCCGTAAAATAGCCCGGAAGCTGCGCAAGTGTAATGAGCAGCACATATTGAAAGCTTTTGACCAGTCCGAAGCCTTTCAGCACCATGACGGTCGGCAGCCACAGAAACATGCCGTAATACGAGAAGACGACCGTCAGCCATAGCAGCCACAGCATAATGGTCGAGCGGCGATGCTTCGGTGACCAAATCGCCGCAAGCCGCTGGCGCAGCGGCAAAACATTCCCCTTTTGCGCCACATAACGCGGTGAATCCTCTATGGCTCTGCGCAAATACAGCGCATACAGCGCCGGAACCGCTCCAATAATAAACGCCGCTCGCCAGCCATAGGCCGGTATAACAAAATACGAGACGAGCGCAGCGACAATCCAGCCGCCTGCCCAGAAGCTTTCCAGCAGCACGATTGCTCTGCCTCTATCCTTCACGGGAACCGACTCGGATACGAGCGTCGAAGCGACGGGCAACTCGCCGCCCAGTCCAAAGCCGCCGGCGAAACGCAAGAGGCACAGCACGGTAAAGGTGCCCGCCAGCGCCGACAAGCCGCTTGCTGCCGAGAAAATCAGCAGCGTCCACAGCAAAATCGTCCGGCGTCCGTACCGATCCGCCAGCGCACCCGCCGCTGCCGCGCCCACCGCCATGCCAATGGAATTAATTGCAGTCAGCTGTCCGATCTGCTCGGTGCCAAGCCCCCATTCTACGCTTAGCGCAGCCACGATAAAGGACAGCATGCCGACGTCCATCGCGTCGAACATCCAACTGAGCCCAGCGCTGAACAGCAATTTGCGTTGTTTTTTGTCTTGCAGCAATGATGCCTGTTTCATTTTGTTCTAACTCCTTATGTAAGCATGTGATTTATTTATCATCGCATCTTCTCACCTTTTGGACAAGCTTCATTATTATAACCGCCCCCGCAAAACGCTAGCCCCTGTCCCTTCCCGAAGCAAAGCCCAAGCTGGTCGAAATTACCTGCCCAAGAAACCTTGCATAGAGAACATACATTCGGTATATAATACAGAATACGAATAAACGTTCGCGTCATGGTGGTGTAGCTATGAGTGTCCATTCAATCATCGAAACGGAAGAGGATCTGCAAATTATTAAAAAATATACTTTGCTGCCGATTCTTCTCGATATGTTAGCTAGAGACATCAACGAATTAAAAATGCATCGAAATAAAATCATTTATAATCATATCCTTTTTTATCTCAATGAAATGGAGCAAAGCATCTATCTTGAACTGCAAAGCATTAAGAAAAAGATGAAAGCGCGGAATATTAAAGCGTTAAACACCGAGATGAATGCGCGGGGGGTCCATGTTGAATATAAAGTTCGCGGTTATATCCACCATTTCACCATGCTGAGAAGCTTAGTGAAAGCCGAGCTAATGACCATGCTGATGAATATGCGGAGGCGGTTGGAATGAGGGAAACAGCTGAAAGAGTTATATTGCTCGCAGATTGTCAAAGTTTTTACGCAAGTATTGAAAAAGCCAGTCATCCGGAGTGTAAAAATAAACCCGTTGTTGTAGCCGGCTCTGTTGAGCGCCGCTCAGGCATTATTTTAGCGGCTTGCCCCATTGCCAAGCAATACGGCATCACGACAGCCGAGCGGCTCGGAATCGCGTTAAATAAATGCCCGGAGCTCGTCGTCCTGCGTCCCCGCATGCAGCATTATATCGATGCCTCCCTGATGATTACGGGCATTTATGAGGAATTTACGAATCTGGTTGAAATCTTTAGCATTGATGAGCAGTTTCTGGACATTACGGCAAGCATTCCTCTTTTCGGAGACCCTGTTACGATAGCTAAAGCCCTTCAACAGAAGGTTCTCCTGCAAACAGGCGTATGGATTAGGGTAGGCATAAGCTCCAATAAAATGCTCGCTAAAATGGCGACCGACATCTGGGCAAAAAAGAACGAGGACGGCATCTTTACGCTGCCTAAGACAGATCTCGAAGCTTTGCTGTGGCCGCAGCCGGTCCATAAAATGTTTGGAGTCGGCTCACGCATGACCACCCATTTCACCCGTCTTGGCATGCATACGATAGGCGATATTGCCAAAACGCCTCTGCCGCGCCTTAAGGACCAGTTTCGCTTTCGCTTTGGCAAGCAATCCGATATTCATGCCGAGGTGCTGTGGCGAACGGCCAACGGCATCGATGATAGCCCGGTAACGCCTGGAACATTCAACACCCCGCCAAAATCGGTTGGCCATATGATGACTTTGCCAAGAGATTATATGGAGCCATGGGAGGTGGATACCGTTTTATTAGAGCTGACCGAGGAAGTTTGCCGTGATTGCCGCCGCAAAAAATATATGGGCCATGTCGTTACGGTCAACTGCATGTGCAGCCCCTACGAAGCGCCCACTGGATTTTCGCGCCAAATGAAGCTGCTGGACCCCACTAACCACACCAAAACGGTTTTTGAAGCGGTGAAGCAGCTGTTTTATAAATTTTGGGATGGCATGCCTGTGCGCCGGGTCGGTGTGACCATCAGCCAGCTCATGGACGATCAAAACTATCAGCTCACCCTCTTTGAGGATCAGATTAAGCTTAGAGCGCTGGAGAAAGTGACAGACGGCATCAAAAATCGATACGGAAGCACCGCAATTGTAAGAGCTTCATCCCTTACTGCCGCAGGGCAAGCAGCGGATAGGTCCATAAAAATCGGGGGGCACTACAAATGAGCAAAAAACTTGAAAAAAACGGGCTCTGGGAATCTAGCCGAATGATGCTTCCACAGCATAAGGAGGCTTTTCAGAACAGGTTCCAAAAGCAAGCTCTTCAGCCTGTTCATCCAACAGCAGAAGAGATTCATATGATGAAGGATTATGTGCTGCTGCCGATCATGCATGCGATCATCGTCAAAAAAGCCCGCGAGGCAGAGCAATCCTCAGAAATGCTAAGACTGCTCTATTCTAAAGCGGCCCAATTGCTGGCTAAAAATGTTCATGACGACTTAACCCAATTAAAGAAAGGATTGACGGAGAAAAGCATCCGCGTTTTTGAAGAGGAGAAAAATCATCAAGAGGCCCGTTACCGCTATATTTGCCGGGAATATGAAGATCATTTCACCATCACCAGAGACTACATGCGTGCCGAGATAAGCATTCGAATAGGACGTTATGTGGACGGCCTTGTGGCAATCATTACAAGTGCTGGAAGGACGAAAGGATGATTGGATAGATAGATGCCGGCTCGATTTGATTCAGCAGCACGCCTCTACAATCGTTCATCAGAAAGGACCACCGGGCAGCAGCCTGCCGCAGTGGTCCCCGCTTTTACCCTTTAATCGAACCGATCATAACGCCCTTCTCAAAATATTTCTGCAAAAACGGATACAGCACTAAAATCGGCAGCGTAGACACGATAATGACGCCATATTTAATCTGATCTGCATATTTCTGCGCGTAGCCGCCAGAGTCGCCGCCTGTCCCCGCCCCGCTTGCAAACACTTGGTTCGATAATAAAATGTCGCGAAGAATAATTTGCAGCGGCTTCAGCTCGTTGTCGCGAATGTAAATAAGCGCAGTGAAAAAATCATTCCAGTGCCCGACCAAATAATACAGGCCGATGACGGAGATCAAAGCTTTGGACAGCGGCAGCGCCACCTTGACGAAATAGACAAAATGCGAGCAGCCATCCATTGCAGCCGCCTCGTAAAGCTCCGAAGGAAGCGTCGATTCAAAAAAAGTACGGGCGATAATTAAATAAAATACGTTAACGCTAAACGGTACGATAAATACCCAAGGCGTATTCGTTAGATGCAGATCCTTCATCAGCAAATAAGTCGGAATGAGCCCGCCATTGAAAAACATCGTAAACACAAACGCAAACATAATGTATTTTCTCGCCTTAAACTCCTTGCGTGACAGCACGTAGGCAGCAGGCAGCGTGAACAGCAAATTGACTAATGTGCCCACGGATGTGTAAAACAGCGTATTGCGGTAGCCGGTCCATATGCGTTCATCCTTGAAAATCTCCCCGTAGCCGAAGAAGCTCGTTCCCTTGGGGAACAGCAGCACTTTACCGGTTGAGACGAGTGTCGAGTCGCTTACCGACGCAATAATAATAAAATAAAGCGGGTAAGCAACCGTCAGGAATATAACGGCACAGACGATGACTAGCACGATTCTAAACAAAATTTCACCGCCGCCAAGACACGGGCGTATTCTTTCCATTGCAGTGCCTCCTTCCGCCGTAGGCTAGAACAGACTTGTGTCGGACACACGTCTGGAGATGGCGTTCATCGTATACAGGAATATAAAATTAATGAGCGTATTAAACAAGCCGATAGCTGATGCATAGCTGAATTGATTGGACACGATCCCCATTTTGTAGACATAGGTCGCAATCACTTCGGATACGGGCAAGTTCAATGCATTTTGCATCAAAAATATTTTTTCGAAGCCCGTGCTCAAAATGCCTCCCATGCTTAAAATGAACAAAATGACGATCGTCGGCATCAGCGCCGGGAAATCGATATAACGTATCGTCTGCCAGCGGTTTGCTCCGTCTATTTTGGACGAATCATAGAGCTGGGGATCGACACTTGAGAGCGCTGCCAAATAAATAATGCTGTTCCAGCCGCAATGCTGCCAAATATCCGAAATGACATAGGTAGGTATAAAGGTATTGCTTGAGGCCAGCAAATTGATATGCCCCAGCCCAATCGCTTTCATCAAATGGCCGACGATGCCGGTCTCAGGGGAAAGCAGCACGTTCAACATGCCTACCAGCACGATGACCGAAATAAAATGCGGCAAATAGACGGTCGTCTGCATCATATTTTTGAACGCTTTCCGGCGGATCTGGTTGAGCACCAGCGCGAGAATAATTGGAGCGGGAAACCCGATAATAATGGTCGCCAGGCTGATCAAAAACGTATTTCGCATCAGATCGCTGAACAGATAGCTTTCGATAAACTGCTGAAAGTAGAATAATCCCTTCCACTCTCCGCCAGTCAGCCCTTTGCTGAAATCGTAATCGCGAAAGGCTAACTGTACGCCATACATCGGAATATAGTTGAAGATAAAAATAGTGGCAAGCGCCGGCAAAATCATCAGCCATAGCTGATAGTCACGCTTGACGGTGCCGAGCTTCGCTGCTGTACGCATCGCCGCGCCTCCTTTCATGAATAAACCTGCACTACAGCCTCCGCTACAGCTTGCTTACAAATTCATCGTAGTACTTCTGCATAATTTCAACATTTTTATCCAGGCCGGCTTTCTGGCTTTCCTTCACATAAGCATCCCATTCCGCCTCGATTCCGCCTTTCGTAACCCATTTGGCGAACGTGGTATTGGCCAGATTCATAATGTTCGTATTGTTTAAGCTCATCGCATTGTTGTCTTCATTCGTATATTTAACAAAGGTGCCCGGATAAATATCGATCTGGGAATCTACTTGCGCAAGTGCCTCTTTAAGCGGCTCCGACTGGGTCAGCACCTCCTGCATATCCTTGCCGAGCGTCAAGTCGATCGAATCCGAAATATAGAAAGCGCCATTATCTGCCCAAGTGGACGTCCATTTCCAAGTGCCAGGGTCCATCTTCGCATCCTTTGGTGGAAGCACCGCATAGGAGCCATTGCCCTTGTCCTCAATGTTAGGGCCAATCGAGCCGAACAGCACTTGAATGCCAATTTCCGGCTTATACAGCTCATTAATGAAGCGCATAGCTGCTTCCTTGTTTTTCGTTTTGGCGGACATCACAATATTATTGGCGCCATAATTCAGCGTATAGCTGTCATAGCTCCAGGATACTGGGCCCGAATAGCTGGAAGAGGATTTAAGCGGCGACATCGACGCATACTGCGGAGCAAGCTGCTCTCCGAACCGGTCCGATGCTACCCAGCCCCACGTAAAGCCAACTTTGGCTATATCCCCTTCCCCGCGGGCAACAGCCTGCAGCTTCGTATAATCGTGAGTGAACACCTCAGGGTTAATGAGCCCTGCCTTGTATAGCTTGTTCAGGAACATAACGAGCTCCTTGTAGCGAGCATCAGTCAGGAAATTTTTCACCTTGCCGTCCTCAACAAAGTAGCCTTGCCCGCTTACATCGGAGGACAGCTTAATGCCCATGCCGCCTAGAAGCACAGCTGGATTAAAGAAGCCGCCGATTCCGCCCGACCAGTCCATCGGAATTTCATCATTAGGATCTCCGTTGCCGTTCGCATCCTTCTCCTTGAAAGCTACCAGCACATCATACAGCTCATCCCATGTTGTAGGCATCTCTAGGCCAAGATTGTCCAGCCAAGTCTGATTAATATATTGTCTGTTAACCGTATCCGGCCAAAATCGCTGATACTTCGCAAGTCCATAAATTTGACCATCGCGCTGTGTGGAAATTTGTTTGGTTTCCGGTTTCTCTTCGAACATTTTCTGAACATTGGGAGCGCCTTCAATTAACTCGCTCATGTCCTGAAACAATCCTTTGAATTGGGCAAAATCAGCATCTGTAATCACATTCGGGCCAACGAATAAATCTGGAACATCACCGCTGGCGAGCATCGTTCCTTTCTTTTGCCCCCAATCCGCAGTTATTTCTTGCCACTGGATGTCTACGCCAGCCGCTTCCTCAATCTGCTGAAGCCATTCCATCTCGGCAAGCGGCTTCGTTAATGGATGCTTGACGATAACGCCAGTCAGCTTAACCTTCGAGCCGCTTTGCCCGGCACTTCCGCCCGGGTCGCTTGCGCTGCCTTCATTAGAGCCGGAACATGCCGCCAAGAGCGTCGTCCCGGCCACCAACAATGACAACATCGTAATGATCTGCTTCTTCATGTGCATTCTCCCCCGATATACATTTAGTCTGCCGATCTGTTGTTTCTGCTTGCTCGCTGTTAAAGGGAGCAAGCCTGCTGCCTGTATCTGCTCGGCTCCCTTACTCTAACCGTTCTGACACAAAGCTGTATACAAACAGTTTTTGACCGATCAGCACTTTTTGAAAACGCTTTATATTCGGTTTTGCAAGCGATTTCATTCAAGGAATAACCTCTCTTTGAAAAATTGCATATGCTCAAAAAGTGTACGTTCTGCATAAAACAAGCGACTGCGCCAGGCTGCTTAACCTGAACGTGCAATTTAAAAAAAGCTGCCACCATGCCCGAACGGCATAGCAGCAGCTTGATTACGCTTACTTGCAAGAGTCCCGGTATTGGCCGGGAGTTGTTCCAACCATTTTTTTGAACGATCGAATAAAGCTCGATGTGTTGGAATAGCCTGTCTGCTGTGCGATAGAGTCCAGCGTCCCTCCTGTGCTCCGCAGCAATTGGATCGACTTCTGAATGCGCAGCCTGTCGATATATTCTTTAAAGTTATGTCCGATTGTTTTTTTAAAATGATAGCTGAAGCCTGACTGCGACATGCTGAAATGGTCGGCGAACATTTGCAATGAAAAATTAGAGTCAAAGCCCTTTTGCTCAATGACCGCCAAAATTTCCTCTTGGGTTGCAGTACGGGCGGCAGGCAGCGTCTCGCGAATAATATCGCATAGCTTGCCGCAGCTTTCTCGCATAATGCCCACCATCTGCTCAATCGTATAACGGTGCGAAAAGGCGGCATCCGTAAGCCTGAGCAAATTGCCATCATCCTGATGGAACCTTTGCAGCCCGCTCAAAATAACGCTGATCGTATTCGAATAGACCGTTCTGATCATATGTGGCGGCATGCCGCTGCTTGCCAGATAGTCAATGATTTTCTCAAGCACGGATTGTACGATGTTAGGCTCGTTTTTGAGAATCGCCATTTCCAGAGATTGCAGCAGCTCGGCAAAATAAGATACCATCCCATTTGGCGAAATTTCGATTTCGCCAAACTCCAGCAGCTCATCCTGCTGGCGAATACGCAAATATTCAGCAGCACGCACCGCCTGCAAATAGGACAAATGCACGCCTTCCGGCGACAACCCGCTCTTAGCCAAGCCGATGCCGACCAGCATCTCCCGCCCCAG from the Paenibacillus sp. BIHB 4019 genome contains:
- a CDS encoding aldo/keto reductase family protein gives rise to the protein MKYRRIGSSGIKVSEIGLGSWLTYGTATEQQAADACIQQAFESGINFFDTSNAYNRGEGERALGAALRPFERASYVLSTKVFFNMGDGPNDGGLSRKHIMEQCDASLKRLGTDYIDIYFCHRYDQNAPLEETLRALDDLTAQGKILYSAVSEWSAAQIADATGIAKRLNLRPLISNQPIYNMFERYIEQEVIPVSEREGIGQIVFSPLAQGILTGKYRKGQQLPTDSRAANDSINHVLKSYLRDDVLDCVEQLDGLASQLGVSISQLALAWVLRLPGISSALIGASRPQQIVENVKAVELELSADVIQEIEGILEQVKHFAPLR
- a CDS encoding XRE family transcriptional regulator — encoded protein: MSLGKRIRLIRMEQKRTQEEIAKQCGFTKSLLSKIENDLSAPPVATLMKIAGALGVRVSDLIEEQSANATVFNSSRQYSDKDSWLRTDRGYSFYAFASERRDKLVQPYLITARKGEVKPHGFSHEGEEFIYMISGEMTYKVGATEYSLHPGDTLYFNSLEEHLLCPVSDEVTYMAIFTQKSLEQ
- a CDS encoding Gfo/Idh/MocA family oxidoreductase, with the protein product MKKYKIGFVGAGAVTRLHLRGYANHQDRVEVVAICDPSEAAVQERADEFGIAGRYTDLAEMLAHSGLDAAVVCTPSTIRGSIMRPLLEAGIPVFLEKPFADTFAEAQQIAELAKQLNVPVCINQNFRKHHQFDFIRDLVKSGAIGRLESIQFDSLFYRQDAGWRVHTERHALSVMAIHWFDGMRRIADAKAASIYCSAYSSEAVDCLGETDATVLMTFENGVRAHFTQSFSSPFHKNDLVVLGSEGVLSTTSNTIGLYRREPSGKPNWNPQPVHTWEHALPIEEAIFDGLNQLLVWLETGVEAENSAFDNLHTVSLLDGAYESAKNNQVVAFQEGLLG
- a CDS encoding cupin domain-containing protein is translated as MVKAADLNEEQHVLDMGWGKISWLYGQEIDPEGQMTFGQVYINAGEENGRHRHPNCEEIIFVLSGECEHSLGDETYHLKPGMALRIPQNVLHHAKVTGWEPCRMIIAYSAVDRQTVGE
- a CDS encoding TIM barrel protein — encoded protein: MGIRYAFSRPTAGAEEETALIHGYQAAGYEGLQLKWNQYMPDVQEPGRFMERWGQPPGLASALITGGTLLSDDSKDELRRIFRFGKQVGTELIVYCHSVPRTGLEKEAIAGFARLFAELGKEAQDSGLKLSLHHHYDQPVMHRADFDIFFSGLRPEDGVGLTVDTAHLVKSGISDVAEVIRSFAPFINNFHMKDFAAGEYRILGEGSIDFQPIMAEVKRIGYAGWMSADEESGGDIVTGMQQCLPFMKSGIGRVAG
- a CDS encoding AraC family transcriptional regulator, whose translation is MDDEVTLSPWIQNVRFLPAIDWNIKFFGAHEQRVDKHWQMPLESHIGFEMIFIQEGAQETVIGESKYQLGAGDFLLIPPGFKHKSRCISEEGMAYFCAHFNVDDPAFRQEMIRNGRLLFPAGSADHERLLPILKQWIAMLRRGGGYTTADRFRLQADLFELFGLLVGTICLPEEEMAAMPPASVQYAKAIAEAIKGNFDPHQLPGEPAAESAFSIEEIMRSLGISPGYGLEVFRKVYGLSPRQFLSELKLQEAKVLIRQPELSLKEIAVRLGYSQLSHFSRQFKRWTGMSPLHYRQQHFQL